The following proteins are encoded in a genomic region of Takifugu flavidus isolate HTHZ2018 chromosome 3, ASM371156v2, whole genome shotgun sequence:
- the LOC130523318 gene encoding protein unc-80 homolog isoform X18 has protein sequence MVKRKSLDENEPECGKGIPFPIQTFLWRQTSAFLRPKLGKQYEASCVSFERVLVENKLHGLSPELSEAIQSISRWELVQAALPHVLHCTSILLSNRNKLGHQDKLGVAETKLLHTLHWMLLEAAHECNHEPSLGHGWSAGGSSSSSAFLQPVGNQGSSPGAPLGSCAGSSALGGSGPQHGSSLLEEDENARAKLFNKSMATVELFVFLFAPLIHRIKESDLNFRLASGLVIWQPMWEHRQPDIPAFTLLIKPIRNIVTAKRNSPVNNQCSPGGSANPGPMSQGFQVVCEAARSDSSSSPASAEQSCRRGNSVEKGGPSQQPPPVKGPSKKKTSAPAGLPASLAQRARYATYFDVAVLRCLLQTHWTEEGVHWALMYYLQRLRQILEERPERVAEPLAAPLPRPRSSSMVAAAPSLVNTQKTQDMSLKCNEEEKSLSTETFAKVSLTNLRRQAVPDLASDLGMNIFKKFKNRREDRERKGSIPFHHTGKKRQRRMGMPFLLHEDQLDVSPTRSTFSFGSFSGLGDDRRALDRGGWQATFMGKFTRRGSTDTAADADSLNAKHSHSHHSLLRDMPDHSNSHSDNAVKEVRSQISTITMAAFNTTVASFNVGYADFFTEHMKRLCNPVAVPEMPVEPLACANLPRSFTDSCINYSFLEEGENIEGTNNFVLKNGMLDLTAVLRALYAVLSHDISSRICDVTLNIIDCLLQLGVVPGMGKKLSKAENKENQEARAKDAAGQGLGGGAQGGGAVPGAGGGGDGGSGGGGGGGGGSGGGSGQGSKDDVKNNKDNDKKEEGSSFSTHRLALTMLIKIVKSLGCAYGCGEGHRGLSGDRLRMQAQNCLTSLYKLDRVQFRQTMREYVNKDSLNNIVDFLHALLGFCMEPITDKYGSAGERSRRAKKRNIDKAGFGNNFTTGDNKSVAQNMEAVVVGCMFKSLITRCASTTHELHSPENLGLYCDIRQLVQFIKEAHGNVFRRVALSALLDSAEKITTAKKTDEKEEAKQSGGRSDEQIPGALLGRKDFWRKMFKSQSAASDTSSQSEQDTSECTTAHSGTTTDRRSRSRSRRISLRKKLKLPIACRGTARAPLTLSVLRNWLKRSSLSGLTDGVEDLLDISSVDRLSFIRQSSKVKFTSAVKLSEGGAVGVEYTRDEEENFFKRLGKWRSGRRNPSKLHHTEEKDGPHGFQEHLAASQEAMKNKNVVNLGAIRQGMKRFQFLLNCCEPGTIPDASILAAALDLEAPVVARASLFLECARFVHRCNRGNWPEWMKGHHVNITKRGLSRGRSPIVGNKRNQKLQWNAAKHFCQWGDAIGTRLSELCHSDSESPANILGYIFDEETKRRMRKEDEEEDYLDDNTVNPTKCGCPFALKMAACQLLLEITTFQRETFPCLPRPRTEPLVDLDSCRLRLDPELGRHRYERKISFAGILDDEDGHDSLNSSSHTLKSDTTCDEKKGQEAQDDLSPLPSSPAPIRKIRIGGSRLLQIKGARSFRVKKGGSLSSIRRAGSLKSTKLSRQDSESENEEGLLSQTHSRDTVTDIGSPFSTSEPSIEPEGQSSGGTEDNYHRNMSWLHIMILLCNQQSFICTHIDFCHPRCYQHHSRSCARLVRAIKLVYGETVDSLREDSAISGHIMARAKKNKESSDKSCLRTPSMKRRPTDPNTEGKKDTGMLKYIRNQVMSLSPAPLSLLIKAAPILTDDMYGDIQPAAWELLLSVDEHMAAAAAAMFLLCAVKVPDAVTEMMMAELHHQEACQRINSILKFYTLWRFRYEVWPRMEEGAQQIFKIPPPSINFTLPSPILGMPCVPIFDPPWVPLNTGSVQDPINEDQSYSALIQPVHAIKSFSARAVSRSHQRAEHILKNLQQEEEKRRLGREASIITAIPVVQEACYEPTCSPPPEQEEEAEEVVNLTSRRLSVSPSCASSNSHRNYSFRRGSVWSVRSLASAEDEENTTEHTPTHHMLQPPQSVFPACICAAVLPIVHLMEDGEVREDGVAVSAVAKQILWNCLIEDPALVLRHFLEKLTVSNRQDELMYMLRKLLLNIGDLPAQTSHILFNYLVGLIMYFVRTPCEWGMDAISATLTFLWEVVGYVEGLFFKDLKQTMKKEQCEVKLLVTASMPGTKTLVVHGQNECDIPTQLPVHEDTQFEALLKECLEFFNIPEARSAHYFLMDKRWNLIHYNKTYVRDIYPFRRSVSPQLNLVHMLPEKGQELIQKQVFSRKLEEVGRVLFLISLTQHMPNVHKQSHVSLLQEDLLRLPSFPRTAIDAEFSLFNEPQGKELFGLDTLHKVLWIKLLEEMFVGMPSEYPWGDEMMLFLNVFNGALLLHPEDSSLLRQYTATAINTAIHFNHLFSLSGYQWILPTMLQVYADYESNPLLRQGIAFCCRQFYILHRKPFILQLFASVAPLLEFTTNTSTGLSKGVSAQCLFDLLVSLEGESQDALDALELVKAEKPLRSLDFCYGNEDLAFSISEAIKLCVTVVAYAPESFRSLQMLMVLEALVPCFLQKLKSNTVTMESASAARDEIAAIAALATSLQALLYSSETLTRPMTAPQMSRCDQGHKGGTAANHAMSGGVNTRDNLHLLEEGQGMPREELDERIAREEFRRPRESLLNICTEFYKHCGPRLKILQNVAGEPRVTALELLDIKSHMRLAEIAHALLKLAPYDTLTMESRGLRRYIMEMLPITDWSSEAVRPALILILKRLDRMFNKIHKMPTLRCARPQALCTRRQVEWEAASSLIEGICLTLQRQPIISFLPHLRSLINVCVNLVMGVVGPSSVADGLPLLHLSPYLSPPLPFSTAVVRLVALQIQALKEDFPLSHVISPFTNQERREGMLLNLLIPFVLTVGSGSKDSPHLEPPEIFLLLQTVINILLPPRIISTSRTKNFMLDASPAHCSTPGDTGKDLRREGLAESTGQAAYLALKVVLVCFERALGNQWYRLSLQTFHPVQVVDPASRFPGGDNSTAPHRRPAGAALHPTSSLQELPVCRVQQ, from the exons ATGGTGAAGAGGAAAAGCCTGGACGAGAACGAGCCGGAGTGCGGGAAAGGAATCCCGTTCCCCATCCAGACCTTCCTGTGGCGGCAGACCAG tgcATTTCTGCGTCCGAAGTTGGGGAAACAGTATGAGGCGTCCTGTGTG TCCTTTGAGCGAGTGCTGGTGGAGAACAAGCTCCACGGGCTGTCGCCGGAGCTGTCGGAGGCCATCCAGAGCATCTCCCGCTGGGAACTGGTCCAAGCGGCCCTGCCCCATGTCCTCCACTGCACCTCCATCCTGCTGTCGAACAGGAACAAACTGG GGCACCAGGACAAGCTGGGCGTGGCTGAGACCAAGCTGCTCCACACGCTGCACTGGATGCTGCTGGAGGCGGCGCACGAGTGCAACCACGAGCCCAGCCTGGGCCACGGCTGGTCCgcggggggcagcagcagcagcagcgccttCCTCCAGCCTGTGGGGAACCAGGGCTCATCCCCAGGGGCTCCTCTGGGTTCCTGCGCCGGCTCTTCCGCCCTGGGGGGGTCGGGCCCGCAGCACGGCAGCTCCCTgttggaggaggatgagaacgCTCGAGCTAAACTGTTCAACAAGAGCATGGCGACGGTGGAGCTGTTCGTTTTCCTCTTCGCGCCGCTCATTCACCGAATAAAG gagtcAGATCTGAACTTCCGTCTGGCCAGCGGTTTAGTGATATGGCAGCCCATGTGGGAGCACCGCCAGCCCGACATCCCCGCCTTCACCTTGCTCATCAAACCCATCAGAAACATTGTGACag CAAAGAGGAACTCCCCAGTGAACAACCAGTGCAGCCCCGGTGGGTCCGCTAACCCAGGTCCCATG TCTCAGGGCTTCCAGGTGGTCTGCGAAGCGGCCCGGTCCGActcgtcctcctcccccgcctccgCAGAGCAGAGCTGTCGCCGCGGTAACTCGGTGGAGAAAGGCGGCCCCTCCCAACAACCCCCGCCGGTCAAAGGCCCTTCCAAGAAAAA GACATCAGCCCCTGCAGGTCTGCCAGCATCTCTGGCCCAGCGAGCGCGCTACGCCACGTACTTTGACGTGGCCGTCTTGCGTTGCCTGCTCCAAACGCACTGGACAGAGGAGGGCGTTCACTGGGCCTTGATGTACTACCTGCAGCGACTGAGGCAGATCCTGGAGGAGAGGCCCGAGCGTGTCGCCGAGCCTTTGGCGGCGCCGCTGCCCCGGCCTCGCAGCAGCTCCATGGTGGCCGCCGCGCCTTCCCTCGTCAACACTCAAAAGACTCAG GACATGAGTCTGAAGTGCAACGAGGAGGAAAAGTCTCTCAGCACAGAGACCTTTGCAAAGGTTTCCCTGACCAACCTCCGTCGACAGGCCGTCCCTGACCTCGCCTCTGACCTGGGCATGAATATCTTCAAAAAG TTTAAGAACCGGCGTGAGGACCGTGAGAGGAAAGGTTCCATCCCCTTCCACCACACGGGGAAAAAACGACAGCGGCGCATGGGGATGCCGTTCCTGCTCCACGAGGACCAGCTGGATGTCTCACCGACGCGTAGCACCTTCTCCTTTGGAAGCTTCTCCGGCCTGGGCGATGACCGACGTGCTCTGGACCGCGGGGGCTGGCAGGCCACCTTCATGG GCAAGTTCACGCGGCGAGGCAGCACGGACACGGCTGCGGACGCCGACAGCCTGAACGCCAAGCACTCCCACTCGCACCACTCCCTGCTGAGAGACATGCCCGACCACTCCAACAGCCATAGCGACAACGCCGTCAAAGAGG TTCGGTCTCAGATCTCTACCATCACCATGGCAGCCTTTAACACCACAGTGGCGTCCTTCAATGTCGGCTACGCTGATTTCTTCACTGAACACATGAAGAGGCTGTGCAACCCCGTCGCCGTGCCGGAGATGCCGGTGGAGCCGCTGGCGTGCGCCAACTTGCCGCGCAGCTTCACCGACTCCTGCATCAACTACTCCTTCTTGGAGGAAGGGGAGAACATCGAGGGCACCAACAACTTTGTCCTGAAGAATGGAATGCTGGATCTGACA GCTGTGCTGCGCGCTCTCTACGCCGTCCTGAGCCACGACATCAGTTCGAGGATCTGCGACGTCACCCTCAACATCATCGActgcctcctgcagctgggCGTGGTGCCTGGGATGGGCAAGAAACTGTCCAAAGCTGAAAACAAGGAGAACCAGGAGGCGCGGGCCAAAGATGCGGCTGGTCAGGGACtaggaggaggagcccagggAGGTGGGGCTGTCCCAGGagcaggtggtggaggagatggaggcagcggtggtggtggtggaggaggtggtgggagtGGTGGAGGGAGTGGGCAGGGAAGCAAAGATGATGTGAAGAATAACAAGGATAATGACAAAAAG GAAGAGGGTTCCAGCTTCAGCACCCACCGTCTGGCTCTGACTATGCTGATAAAGATAGTAAAGTCGCTTGGATGCGCCTACGGCTGTGGCGAGGGACACCGCGGCCTCTCCGGAGACCGCCTCAGGATGCAG GCTCAGAACTGCTTGACCAGCCTGTACAAACTGGACAGGGTGCAGTTTCGCCAGACGATGCGCGAGTATGTCAACAAAGACTCCCTCAATAACATAGTGGACTTCCTGCATGCACTGCTGGGCTTCTGTATGGAGCCCATCACCGACA AGTACGGCAGTGCAGGTGAGAGGTCCAGGAGGgcgaaaaaaagaaacatcg ACAAGGCGGGCTTTGGGAACAACTTCACCACGGGGGACAACAAGTCCGTGGCACAGAATATggaggcggtggtggtgggATGCATGTTCAAGTCCCTCATCACCCGCTGTGCCTCCACCACGCACGAGCTGCACAGTCCGGAGAACCTG GGTCTATACTGCGACATCCGCCAGCTGGTGCAGTTCATCAAGGAGGCTCATGGCAATGTGTTCCGCAGGGTGGCGCTGAGTGCGCTCCTGGACAGTGCTGAGAAAATCACCACCGCCAAAAAAACGGACGAGAAGGAGGAAGCTAAACAATCCGGAGGCAGGAG CGATGAACAGATCCCAGGCGCTCTGCTGGGCAGGAAGGATTTCTGGAGGAAGATGTTCAAGTCTCAGAGCGCCGCGAGTGAcaccagcagccagtcagagcAAGACACCTCAGAGTGCACCACCGCCCACTCCGGCACCACCACCGACCGGCGCTCTCGATCCAGATCCCGCCGCATTTCCCTGCGTAAAAAACTCAAGCTGCCGATAG CATGCCGTGGGACCGCTCGCGCACcactcactctctctgtctTAC GAAACTGGCTGAAGCGGTCGTCTCTGTCGGGATTAACTGATGGCGTGGAAGACTTGCTGGATATCAGTTCAGTGGATCGTCTCTCCTTCATACggcagagttcaaag GTGAAGTTCACCAGTGCGGTAAAGCTGTCAGAAGGTGGCGCTGTGGGAGTAGAGTACACTCGGGACGAGGAGGAGAATTTCTTCAAGCGGCTCGGTAAATGGAGGTCTGGCAGGAGGAATCCATCCAAGCTTCACCACACAGAAGAGAAAGATG GACCTCACGGTTTCCAGGAGCATCTTGCAGCCAGTCAGGAGGCCATGAAGAATAAGAACGTGGTGAATTTGGGAGCCATCCGCCAGGGAATGAAGCGCTTCCAGTTCCTGCTGAACTGCTGCGAGCCGGGAACGATTCCCGATGCCTCCATCCTCGCCGCTGCTCTGGACCTG GAAGCACCGGTTGTGGCCCGAGCCTCCCTCTTCCTGGAATGTGCTCGTTTTGTCCACCGCTGTAACCGGGGCAACTGGCCTGAATGGATGAAGGGCCACCATGTAAATATCACCAAGAGGGGGTTGTCCAGGGGCCGATCTCCAATAGTGGGCAACAAGAGAAACCAGAAACTCCAGTGGAATGCAGCCAAACATTTTTGCCAGTGGGGAGAT GCCATCGGCACCAGGCTCAGCGAGCTCTGTCACTCTGACAGCGAGAGTCCTGCCAACATCCTGGGCTACATCTTTGACGAAGAGACCAAACGGAGAATGagaaaagaggatgaggaggaggactaTTTGGATGACA ACACCGTCAATCCCACAAAATGCGGCTGCCCCTTTGCGTTGAAGATGGCCGCCTGTCAGCTGCTTTTGGAAATCACCACTTTCCAGCGCGAGACCTTTCCCTGCTTACCACGGCCACGAACGGAGCCCCTTGTG GACCTGGACAGCTGCCGCCTGCGCCTGGATCCGGAGCTCGGGCGTCACCGCTACGAGAGGAAGATCAGCTTCGCGGGCATCCTGGATGATGAAGACGGGCACGATTCgctcaacagcagcagccacacgCTGAAGTCCGACACCACctgtgatgaaaagaaagggcAGGAAGCCCAAG ACGATCTCTCCCCGCTGCCGTCTTCTCCAGCGCCCATCCGAAAGATCCGCATCGGAGGCTCCCGCCTGCTCCAAATCAAAGGGGCTCGCAGCTTCCGTGTGAAGAAAGGAGGCTCCCTGTCATCCATCCGGAGGGCCGGAAGCCTCAAGAGCACCAAACTGTCCCGGCAAGACTCCGAGTCAGAGAATGAAGAAGGGCTGCTGTCACAGACGCACAGCCGGGACACCGTGACCGACATAG GCAGCCCATTCAGCACCAGTGAACCCAGCATCGAACCTGAGGGCCAGAGCTCAGGAGGCACCGAGGACAACTACCACCGCAACATGTCTTGGCTCCAC ATCATGATCCTGCTGTGCAACCAGCAGAGTTTCATCTGCACCCACATCGACTTCTGCCACCCGCGCTGTTACCAGCACCACAGCCGCTCCTGCGCTCGCCTGGTTCGGGCCATCAAACTTGTATACGGCGAGACGGTAGACAGTCTGAGAGAGGACAGCGCCATCTCTGGCCACATCATGGCACGTGCAAAGAAGAATAAGGAA TCTTCGGACAAGTCCTGCTTGAGGACCCCATCCATGAAGAGAAGACCCACTGACCCTAACACTGAAGGGAAGAAGGATACCGGCATGCTCAAGTATATCCGGAACCAG GTGATGAGTCTGTCGCcggctcctctctccctgctgATCAAGGCAGCTCCCATCCTGACTGACGACATGTACGGAGACATCCAGCCGGCGGCGTGGGAGCTCCTGCTCAGCGTGGACGAGCAtatggcagctgctgctg CTGCCATGTTCCTCCTGTGCGCAGTCAAAGTCCCCGACGCCGTCACCGAAATGATGATGGCGGAGTTGCATCACCAGGAGGCATGTCAGCGCATCAACTCCATCCTGAAGTTTTACACGCTGTGGCGTTTCCGCTACGAGGTCTGGCCTCGCATGGAGGAGGGAGCCCAGCAGATCTTTAAG ATACCTCCACCCAGCATCAACTTCACTCTTCCCTCGCCAATCCTGGGAATGCCCTGTGTTCCCATTTTCGACCCCCCCTGGGTGCCTCTGAACACCGGGAGCGTTCAGGACCCAATCAACGAAGACCAGTCT TATTCCGCATTAATTCAGCCAGTCCATGCCATA AAATCTTTCTCGGCGCGGGCCGTGTCGCGTTCCCACCAGCGGGCCGAGCACATCCTcaagaacctgcagcaggaggaggagaagcggcGGCTGGGCCGCGAGGCTAGCATCATCACCGCTATCCCTGTAGTTCAGGAGGCTTGCTACGAGCCCACTTGTAGCCCCCCTCCTGAGCAAGAGGAAGAAG CAGAAGAAGTGGTGAACCTGACATCCCGCCGTCTGTCCGTCAGTCCCTCCTGTGCCTCCAGCAACTCCCATAGGAACTACTCCTTCCGTCGAGGTTCCGTGTGGTCCGTCCGCTCTCTGGCTAGTGCTGAAG ATGaagagaacacaacagaacacacacccacacaccacatgTTACAGCCGCCCCAGTCTgtgttcccagcatgcatctgtgctgcagtgctgcCAATAGTGCACCTCATGGAGGATGGGGAGGTTCGAGAAGATGGAGTGGCTG TAAGCGCTGTGGCCAAACAAATCCTCTGGAACTGCCTGATTGAAGATCCGGCACTGGTTCTTCGCCACTTTTTAGAAAAGCTAACCGTGAGCAACCGACAG GATGAGCTCATGTACATGctgaggaagctgctgctcaacatCGGCGATCTGCCAGCTCAGACCTCTCACATCCTCTTCAACTACCTG GTTGGCCTGATCATGTATTTTGTGCGGACTCCGTGCGAGTGGGGGATGGACGCCATCTCAGCCACGCTAACCTTCCTGTGGGAGGTTGTGGGCTATGTGGAGGGACTGTTCTTCAAGGACCTCAAGCAGACCATGAAGAAGGAGCAGTGTGAGGTCAAACTGCTGGTCACCGCATCCATGCCGG GCACGAAAACACTGGTTGTTCACGGGCAGAATGAATGTGACATCCCGACACAGCTTCCAGTCCACGAAGACACCCAGTTTGAGGCTTTGCTCAAG GAGTGTTTGGAGTTCTTTAACATACCTGAGGCCAGATCAGCTCACTACTTCCTCATGGACAAACGGTGGAACCTGATCCATTACAATAAG ACGTATGTCAGAGACATCTACCCCTTCCGGAGGTCAGTCTCTCCTCAGCTCAATCTGGTCCACATGCTGCCTGAGAAAGGACAAGAACTGATCCAGAAACAG GTGTTTTCCCGTAAACTGGAGGAGGTTGGCCGGGTGCTCTTCCTTATCTCCCTTACTCAGCACATGCCCAATGTGCACAAGCAATCCCACGTCTCCCTACTGCAGGAAGACCTCCTGCGCCTGCCGTCCTTCCCCCGCACCGCCATCGATGCAGAGTTCTCGCTCTTCAATGAGCCGCAAG GCAAGGAGCTGTTTGGTTTGGACACCCTCCACAAGGTGCTGTGGATCAAGCTCCTGGAAGAGATGTTTGTGGGGATGCCCAGCGAGTACCCGTGGGGCGACGAGATGATGCTGTTCCTGAACGTGTTCAACggggcgctgctgctgcacccgGAGGACAGCTCTCTGCTCAGGCAGTACACGGCCACCGCCATCAACACGGCCATTCACTTCAATCACCTCTTCTCTCTGAGCGGCTACCAGTGGATCCTGCCCACGATGctgcag GTCTATGCTGACTATGAGAGCAACCCCCTGCTGAGACAGGGCATCGCGTTTTGCTGCCGGCAGTTCTACATCCTTCACCGCAAACCCTTCATCCTGCAACTGTTTGCCAGCGTGGCTCCTCTGCTGGAGTTTACT ACCAACACCAGCACCGGTCTGTCGAAAGGAGTGTCGGCTCAGTGTCTCTTTGACCTGCTGGTTTCTCTGGAGGGTGAGAGCCAGGACGCTCTGGACGCACTCGAACTCGTGAAAGCTGAGAAACCACTGCGCTCCCTGG ACTTCTGTTACGGCAACGAGGACCTGGCCTTCTCAATCAGCGAGGCCATCAAATTGTGCGTCACTGTGGTCGCCTACGCACCTGAATCCTTCAGGAG CCTTCAGATGCTAATGGTGCTCGAGGCCTTGGTGCCCTGCTTCCTTCAGAAGCTGAAGAGCAACACAGTCACGATGGAATCGGCATCGGCTGCCAGGGACGAGATCGCAGCCATCGCTGCTCTGGCCACATCGCTGCAGGCGCTCCTCTACAGCTCTGAGACCCTGACAAG GCCAATGACTGCACCCCAGATGTCCCGCTGTGATCAGGGCCACAAAGGAGGCACCGCAGCTAATCACGCCATGTCTGGAGGGGTCAACACCAG GGATAACCTCCATCTGCTGGAAGAGGGCCAGGGGATGCCGAGGGAGGAGCTGGACGAGCGCATAGCCAGGGAAGAGTTCCGCCGCCCCCGGGAGTCCCTCCTGAACATCTGCACAGAATTCTATAAGCACTGCGGACCGCGGCTCAAAATCCTGCAGAACGTCGCCGGTGAGCCGCGAGTCACAGCACTCGAGCTGCTGGACATCAAGTCGCACATGAG GCTGGCGGAGATTGCCCACGCCCTGCTGAAGCTCGCTCCCTACGACACGCTGACCATGGAGAGCCGAGGGCTGCGCCGGTACATCATGGAGATGCTGCCGATCACCGACTGGTCGTCGGAGGCCGTGCGGCCCgccctcatcctcatcctcaagAGGCTGGACCGCATGTTCAACAAGATTCACAAAATGCCAACGCTCAGGTGCGCTCGCCCACAGGCATTATGCACCAG GAGACAGGTAGAGTGGGAGGCGGCCAGCAGCCTGATCGAGGGAATCTGCCTAACGCTCCAGCGGCAGCCGATCATTTCCTTCCTCCCACACCTGCGCTCGCTCATCAACGTCTGTGTCAACCTG GTCATGGGTGTGGTCGGTCCATCTAGTGTAGCCGATGGGCTCCCCCTTCTCCACCTGAGCCCGTACCTCTCCCCCCCACTGCCCTTCAGCACGGCAGTGGTCCGACTGGTGGCCCTGCAGATCCAG GCCTTGAAGGAGGACTTTCCTCTCAGTCATGTGATCTCGCCTTTCACCAATCAAGAGAGGCGAGAGGGGATGCTCCTCAATCTGCTCATTCCATTTGTGCTCACTGTGGGCTCTGGAAGTAAAG ACAGTCCTCACCTGGAGCCACCTGAGATCTTCTTGCTGCTGCAGACGGTCATCAACATTCTCCTGCCTCCCCGGATCATCTCCACCTCACGCACCAAGAACTTCATGCTGGATGCTTCTCCGGCTCACTGTTCCACTCCAGGTGACACGGGGAAAGATCTGCGCCGTGAGGGTTTAGCTGAGTCCACCGGCCAGGCTGCATATCTGG ctctgaaggtggtCTTGGTTTGCTTTGAGCGCGCGTTGGGGAACCAGTGGTACCGACTTAGCCTACAG ACCTTTCATCCAGTGCAAG TTGTTGACCCAGCCAGCAGATTCCCAGGAGGAGATAACAGCACGGCACCACATCGCCGACCAGCTGGAGCGGCGCTTCATCCCACGTCCTCTCTGCAAGAGCTCCCTGTTTGCCGAGTTCAACAATGA